A region of uncultured Anaeromusa sp. DNA encodes the following proteins:
- a CDS encoding dynamin family protein, with protein sequence MLQTANRSTDLRTLKGKLVAAYDYVLTHHDSDNATKIKQLASKLEQQEFAIAFCGHFSAGKSTIINRLVGENLLPASPIPTSANLVKVKAGEAYAKVVFKSEKPRMYLAPYDYELVKQYCKDGDQIQEIELSQADCQLPPQVVVMDTPGIDSADDAHRIATESAIHLADLIFYVMDYNHVQSELNFMFTKELTEAGKEVCLVINQVDKHLEQELSFADFQASVVNSFASWGVKATHIFYTSLKSDEHAHNQFPALQAFLAERLQAKDTLLLQSVFHSLQKIVGDHLTAARKKGENKLQSAREVLGELPAAEQEELLANYDKLLAEKNLLGEGLEKAESQFDLEVSKIMQNAYLMPFETRALAEAYLEACQAGFKVGFLFTKQKTETERENRLELFYQGVLEKIKSQIEWHLREFLGRFLKERRMEDKELLARAQQFTVPLAKEALVGAVKPGARLSGESVINYTESVANEIKLAVKRNLASLEVDILEALQERTAALQVRLSQKSAGLERYVAALEQLKKQEAAAKLAQAETDKLLSQAKEITEEAFCLLAQNEEEFDVVSPQTGQVELVKKTPPRVQTMPKVTEKKAAAIEAADRMKQTASNLKETANLVQALPGFAKLARELEGKAARLEHKGFTVALFGAFSAGKSSFANALLGEKVLPVSPNPTTAAINQIKPVNEACTHGTVRVKVKDDHSLLDDVNQALRLFEVQAASLAEAREKAASLGQGASVGAAEKTSYAFLQAFARGYAAFGEQLGAVLETTMAEFGDYVAVEEKSCFVEWIDLYYDCPLTRKGITLVDTPGADSINARHTGVAFEFIKNSDAILFVTYYNHAFSKADREFLIQLGRVKDAFQLDKMFFIINAIDLADNEEEKETVMAYVQEQLVKYGVRNPHLYALSSLHALKEKQAKTAAAPSGMPVFEEAFYHFIANDLANLAVAASENELRRVGQRVSALIASAREDVSVKEQKRAKLESEQGEVASVLAQQTAQSLRCSLLQEMEELLYYAKQRVFLRFNDFFKEAFNPAVLREDGRDLKKALRQSLGELLEQVGFDLAQELRATTVRLERFSQKHAAEYQQGLAERLGEINADVSFAEFELESKEYLEFAAAFQDAPLEKFNKALACFKNPKAFFEQGESKTMGEALYELLSVLADEYLQREKGRMQTSYDAVLEEEFARLIGQMTEQAAEFYLSLLSALDGGVPVETLLDIQQRLPQE encoded by the coding sequence ATGCTTCAAACTGCGAACCGCTCAACAGACCTGCGGACCTTGAAAGGAAAGCTGGTAGCGGCTTATGACTATGTATTGACTCATCATGACTCTGATAATGCGACAAAAATAAAGCAGTTGGCGAGCAAACTGGAACAACAAGAGTTTGCCATTGCTTTTTGCGGCCATTTTTCAGCGGGAAAATCTACGATTATCAACCGCTTGGTAGGCGAAAATCTGCTGCCGGCTAGCCCGATTCCGACTAGCGCCAATTTGGTAAAGGTCAAGGCGGGCGAGGCTTATGCCAAGGTGGTTTTTAAGAGCGAAAAACCGCGCATGTATTTGGCTCCCTATGATTACGAGCTGGTGAAGCAGTATTGCAAGGACGGGGACCAGATTCAAGAGATTGAGCTTAGTCAAGCCGACTGCCAGCTGCCGCCGCAAGTGGTGGTTATGGATACGCCTGGCATCGATTCAGCGGATGACGCGCATCGCATCGCTACCGAGTCGGCCATTCATCTGGCGGATTTGATTTTTTATGTCATGGACTACAACCATGTGCAGTCCGAATTAAATTTTATGTTTACTAAAGAACTGACGGAAGCGGGAAAAGAGGTTTGCCTGGTTATTAACCAGGTAGACAAGCACTTAGAGCAGGAGCTTTCGTTTGCCGATTTTCAGGCCAGCGTGGTAAATTCCTTTGCCTCCTGGGGCGTTAAGGCGACGCATATTTTTTATACTTCTCTCAAAAGTGACGAGCATGCGCATAATCAGTTTCCGGCGCTGCAGGCGTTTTTGGCGGAGCGGCTGCAGGCTAAGGACACGCTGTTGTTGCAATCGGTATTTCATTCCCTGCAAAAAATCGTCGGTGATCATTTGACGGCGGCGCGGAAAAAAGGCGAAAATAAATTACAGTCGGCCAGAGAGGTCCTGGGGGAACTGCCGGCGGCGGAGCAAGAGGAACTGCTGGCGAACTATGACAAGCTGTTGGCGGAAAAGAACTTGCTGGGCGAAGGTCTGGAAAAAGCAGAGAGCCAGTTTGACCTGGAAGTCAGCAAAATTATGCAGAATGCCTATTTGATGCCCTTTGAGACGCGGGCGCTGGCGGAAGCGTATTTGGAAGCCTGCCAGGCGGGTTTTAAGGTTGGCTTTTTGTTTACCAAACAGAAGACGGAGACGGAACGGGAAAACCGGCTGGAGCTTTTTTACCAGGGCGTACTGGAAAAGATAAAATCCCAAATAGAGTGGCATCTGCGCGAGTTCCTGGGGCGCTTCCTAAAAGAGCGGCGTATGGAAGACAAGGAATTGCTCGCAAGGGCGCAGCAGTTTACGGTGCCTTTGGCCAAGGAAGCGCTAGTGGGCGCGGTAAAGCCGGGCGCTCGTCTTTCCGGCGAATCGGTCATCAATTATACGGAGAGCGTGGCCAATGAAATTAAGCTTGCGGTGAAACGAAACCTGGCTTCTTTAGAAGTAGACATTTTGGAGGCTCTCCAAGAGCGTACTGCTGCGCTGCAGGTGCGGCTGTCCCAAAAATCAGCCGGGTTGGAGCGTTATGTCGCCGCACTGGAACAGCTGAAAAAACAGGAAGCCGCCGCTAAGCTGGCACAAGCGGAAACTGATAAGCTGCTTAGCCAAGCGAAGGAAATTACAGAAGAAGCGTTTTGCCTGCTGGCACAGAACGAAGAGGAGTTTGACGTTGTTTCGCCGCAGACCGGACAGGTGGAACTGGTGAAAAAAACGCCTCCTCGCGTCCAAACCATGCCTAAAGTAACCGAGAAAAAAGCGGCAGCCATTGAGGCGGCGGACCGGATGAAGCAGACCGCAAGCAATCTCAAGGAGACGGCGAACCTAGTTCAGGCTTTGCCTGGTTTTGCTAAGCTGGCCAGGGAACTGGAGGGAAAGGCGGCGCGGTTGGAGCATAAAGGCTTTACCGTCGCACTCTTCGGGGCGTTCAGCGCCGGTAAATCTTCCTTTGCTAATGCCCTTCTCGGCGAGAAAGTGCTGCCTGTTTCGCCTAACCCGACAACGGCGGCGATTAATCAGATTAAGCCGGTGAACGAGGCTTGCACGCATGGAACGGTGCGCGTCAAGGTGAAGGATGATCACTCCTTGCTGGATGATGTCAATCAGGCGTTGCGTCTGTTTGAAGTGCAGGCGGCCAGTCTGGCTGAAGCCAGGGAAAAGGCAGCCTCTTTAGGACAGGGCGCGTCGGTTGGGGCAGCGGAAAAAACCAGCTATGCTTTCTTGCAGGCCTTTGCGCGCGGTTATGCCGCCTTTGGCGAGCAGCTGGGGGCTGTGCTGGAAACAACCATGGCGGAATTCGGTGACTATGTGGCGGTGGAGGAAAAATCCTGTTTTGTAGAATGGATTGACCTCTACTATGACTGCCCCTTGACTCGCAAGGGCATTACGCTGGTAGACACGCCAGGGGCGGATTCCATCAACGCCCGCCATACAGGAGTAGCCTTTGAGTTCATCAAAAATTCGGATGCCATTCTCTTTGTTACGTACTATAATCATGCCTTCTCGAAAGCGGATCGGGAGTTTCTGATTCAACTGGGGCGGGTAAAAGACGCCTTCCAACTGGATAAAATGTTCTTTATCATCAACGCCATTGATTTGGCGGACAACGAAGAAGAAAAAGAAACGGTCATGGCCTATGTGCAGGAGCAGCTTGTTAAATACGGCGTTCGCAATCCCCATCTGTACGCCTTGTCCAGCCTGCATGCCTTGAAGGAAAAACAGGCCAAGACGGCGGCAGCTCCATCGGGAATGCCTGTGTTCGAAGAAGCTTTTTATCACTTTATCGCCAACGATTTGGCTAACTTGGCAGTCGCGGCGTCTGAAAATGAACTGCGCCGCGTTGGACAACGCGTAAGCGCTCTTATTGCCAGCGCCCGCGAGGATGTATCGGTGAAAGAGCAAAAACGGGCCAAGCTGGAAAGCGAACAAGGCGAGGTTGCATCCGTTTTGGCGCAGCAGACCGCGCAATCGCTGCGCTGCAGTCTGCTGCAGGAAATGGAAGAGCTCCTTTACTATGCGAAGCAGCGGGTATTTTTGCGATTCAACGATTTCTTCAAAGAGGCGTTCAATCCGGCGGTGCTGCGAGAAGACGGGCGGGATTTGAAAAAGGCGCTGCGGCAGTCTTTAGGCGAGCTGTTGGAGCAGGTCGGCTTTGATTTAGCCCAGGAGCTGCGCGCTACTACGGTGCGTTTGGAGCGATTTTCGCAAAAACATGCGGCAGAGTATCAGCAGGGTCTTGCCGAGCGACTTGGGGAAATCAATGCCGATGTATCCTTTGCCGAGTTTGAACTGGAAAGCAAAGAATATCTTGAATTTGCGGCTGCTTTTCAAGACGCGCCCCTAGAAAAGTTTAATAAAGCACTGGCTTGCTTTAAAAATCCTAAAGCGTTTTTTGAGCAAGGGGAAAGCAAGACCATGGGGGAAGCGCTCTATGAACTTCTTAGCGTACTGGCCGATGAATATCTGCAGAGAGAAAAAGGCCGTATGCAGACGAGCTATGATGCAGTTTTAGAGGAAGAATTTGCCCGCCTTATCGGGCAGATGACGGAACAGGCGGCAGAATTCTATTTGAGCCTGCTGTCTGCTTTGGACGGCGGCGTTCCGGTAGAGACGCTCTTGGATATTCAACAGCGTTTACCCCAAGAATAG
- a CDS encoding polysaccharide deacetylase family protein, which produces MRKGIIVLLLLLLTASSVWANGNAVQERAYFPPVLMYHDIKVKPINGFDVSVEDFQAQLAWLEQEGYQSLSMDEFLQYVDAKRPFPEKTVLITFDDGYEGIYKYAAPALAKHKMKATFFIFKKGLNSALTGYPYITDNQLRELSANPLFSIQSHTMTHADLSAISKQELQYELKASKQFIESVTNKPCRTIAFPFGHYNSEVLQTAKEVGYDVAFSVSDLGLQGQATKYSIPRIYMGVALGQNKMELFKKYLHTYKTMPPEAFKERFGDLPQ; this is translated from the coding sequence TTGCGTAAAGGTATAATTGTTTTATTGTTGCTGTTATTGACGGCGTCAAGTGTTTGGGCTAATGGGAACGCGGTTCAAGAAAGAGCCTATTTCCCGCCGGTACTTATGTATCATGATATTAAAGTGAAGCCCATTAATGGCTTTGATGTTTCGGTGGAGGATTTTCAGGCGCAGCTGGCTTGGCTGGAGCAAGAAGGCTATCAGAGTTTAAGCATGGATGAATTTTTGCAGTATGTTGACGCGAAGCGTCCGTTTCCTGAAAAAACAGTGTTGATCACCTTTGATGACGGCTATGAAGGCATTTATAAGTATGCGGCGCCTGCGCTGGCAAAGCATAAAATGAAAGCGACTTTTTTCATCTTTAAAAAAGGCCTTAATTCCGCGTTAACAGGCTATCCGTATATAACCGACAACCAGTTGCGGGAACTGTCCGCTAATCCACTTTTTTCTATTCAGTCGCACACGATGACCCATGCCGATCTCAGTGCGATCTCCAAACAAGAGCTGCAGTATGAGTTGAAGGCTTCAAAGCAGTTTATCGAAAGCGTTACCAATAAACCTTGTCGTACCATTGCTTTTCCTTTTGGCCATTATAACAGCGAGGTTCTGCAAACCGCCAAAGAAGTCGGCTATGACGTCGCTTTTTCCGTGTCCGATTTGGGTTTGCAGGGGCAAGCAACCAAGTATAGCATCCCGCGCATTTACATGGGCGTAGCCCTGGGGCAAAATAAGATGGAACTGTTCAAAAAGTATTTGCATACCTATAAAACGATGCCGCCGGAGGCTTTTAAAGAACGATTTGGAGATTTGCCGCAGTGA
- a CDS encoding class I SAM-dependent methyltransferase: protein MDALTVVFSVFALLCCIWVVWKLVSRRKSLPCPSWLYRMVEMENSLAKNSQAKTILAGLGVAEGMTVLDAGCGPGRVTLPLAKAVGAEGKVIAVDLQQGMLDVVQRKAQQEGLAMIEFVQLPLGEGKLPAYQADRAVMAAVLGEIPQQAAALQELFAALKPGGILAIAETIFDPHYQRKAHVLDLARAAGFSEVGFMGDCLAYTVYLQKPS from the coding sequence TTGGATGCCTTGACGGTTGTTTTTAGTGTTTTTGCGTTGCTATGCTGTATCTGGGTTGTTTGGAAGCTTGTTTCCCGGCGAAAAAGTCTTCCTTGTCCGTCTTGGCTGTACCGCATGGTGGAGATGGAAAATTCTTTAGCGAAAAACAGCCAAGCCAAGACAATTCTCGCCGGCTTGGGCGTTGCCGAAGGCATGACGGTGTTGGATGCTGGCTGCGGCCCGGGGAGGGTTACGCTTCCTTTAGCCAAAGCGGTAGGCGCAGAAGGCAAGGTTATCGCTGTTGATTTGCAGCAGGGTATGCTGGATGTGGTACAACGCAAAGCGCAACAAGAAGGCCTTGCCATGATTGAATTTGTACAGCTTCCCTTGGGAGAAGGCAAGCTCCCGGCGTATCAGGCAGACCGTGCGGTCATGGCGGCGGTGCTGGGGGAAATTCCCCAGCAGGCAGCGGCTTTGCAGGAACTATTTGCAGCTTTAAAGCCGGGGGGCATTCTGGCTATCGCCGAAACGATTTTTGACCCCCATTACCAGCGCAAAGCGCATGTGCTGGACTTAGCTCGGGCTGCTGGTTTTTCGGAAGTCGGTTTTATGGGGGACTGTCTGGCCTATACGGTATATTTACAAAAGCCATCATGA
- a CDS encoding MFS transporter has product MSNTSAEPKTREPAKSLWAGSLAHFIHDGCSDMLYLFFPLWQAQFALSFAEIGILKTLFSGTMASLQVPASSLAPRFGTEKLLAWGTLLLGIAMLCLGNVDTIILVGVMLILGGLGSSTQHPMSSALISDAYEQIDLRRKALSTFNVAGDLGKLALPATGAFIVSQSNWMSAAQAAGVATLCIAGWLFFYFPHQKPSISKISSAPSEQPATAIGGWLNYKPFWSLSSIGVIDSATRMGFLTFFPFLLQQKGGSIADTGIALSLIFAGGACGKLACGRLALRIGVLRSVILTEIVTALCIVSTLFLPLLPTLLLAPLLGVALNGTSSVLYGSVPELVPPTHRQKAFAIFYTMTIGSGAISPFLYGLAGDVIGLSQVVLLLACIVLATLPLTLPLRNRLASA; this is encoded by the coding sequence ATGTCCAATACCTCTGCCGAACCAAAAACTAGAGAACCGGCCAAATCGTTATGGGCCGGCAGCTTAGCTCATTTTATTCATGACGGCTGCTCTGATATGCTTTATCTGTTCTTTCCTTTATGGCAGGCGCAGTTTGCGCTAAGCTTTGCCGAAATCGGCATCCTAAAAACACTCTTTTCCGGTACCATGGCCAGCCTGCAAGTCCCCGCCTCGTCTTTAGCGCCCCGCTTCGGTACAGAAAAATTATTGGCCTGGGGTACGCTGCTTTTAGGCATAGCCATGTTGTGTTTAGGAAATGTTGATACGATCATCCTTGTGGGAGTCATGCTAATTCTTGGCGGCCTTGGTTCCAGCACGCAGCACCCTATGTCCTCCGCCTTAATTTCGGACGCCTACGAACAAATCGACCTACGGCGCAAAGCGCTTAGCACCTTTAATGTGGCAGGAGACTTAGGCAAACTGGCATTGCCGGCTACAGGCGCCTTTATTGTCAGTCAATCTAACTGGATGAGCGCCGCCCAAGCAGCTGGTGTTGCCACACTTTGTATCGCAGGCTGGCTTTTCTTCTATTTCCCGCACCAAAAGCCCTCTATCTCTAAAATCTCCTCTGCACCGTCCGAGCAGCCAGCCACCGCCATAGGAGGCTGGCTCAACTATAAGCCGTTTTGGTCTTTATCCTCCATCGGTGTCATCGATAGCGCCACTCGCATGGGCTTCTTAACTTTCTTTCCCTTCTTGCTGCAGCAAAAAGGCGGCAGCATCGCCGATACTGGTATTGCGCTGTCACTTATTTTCGCTGGCGGCGCTTGCGGCAAGCTGGCTTGCGGCCGCTTGGCCCTACGCATCGGCGTACTCCGCTCCGTCATTTTGACGGAAATCGTTACCGCTCTTTGCATTGTCAGCACGCTGTTTCTGCCTCTTTTGCCTACCCTCCTGCTGGCGCCGCTCTTGGGGGTCGCTCTAAATGGAACCTCATCTGTTCTTTATGGCAGCGTACCGGAATTGGTTCCCCCTACACACCGCCAAAAAGCCTTTGCCATCTTCTATACCATGACCATCGGCTCCGGAGCCATCTCCCCCTTTCTCTACGGTTTGGCTGGCGACGTAATCGGTCTTTCACAAGTTGTTCTTCTTTTAGCCTGCATTGTTTTGGCGACGCTGCCACTCACATTGCCTTTGCGCAATCGCTTGGCTAGCGCTTAA
- a CDS encoding TIGR00730 family Rossman fold protein produces the protein MNKVICVYSSSSRTIDPVYFDAAHHLGREIAAKGDYFLFGGGITGLMGACAKAVHEHQGQVIGVIPEALNLDGVVYDKCDELVVTKCMRERKAAMDERSDAFIALPGGYGTMEEVLEIITLKQLRYHDKPIVILNINNFYDKLLEQFEIVIDQQFAKTVCNELYFVTEEISEALQYIDAYESPVFAERWLTDVEK, from the coding sequence ATGAACAAGGTGATTTGCGTCTATAGCTCTTCCAGCAGAACCATTGATCCGGTGTATTTTGATGCGGCGCACCATTTGGGACGGGAAATTGCGGCGAAGGGAGACTATTTTCTTTTTGGCGGCGGCATCACTGGGCTGATGGGAGCTTGTGCCAAGGCGGTGCATGAGCATCAAGGACAGGTGATTGGCGTGATTCCGGAAGCCTTAAATCTTGACGGCGTTGTCTATGATAAATGTGACGAACTGGTGGTAACCAAATGCATGCGCGAGCGCAAGGCCGCTATGGATGAGCGCTCCGACGCTTTTATCGCGCTGCCCGGAGGCTATGGAACCATGGAAGAGGTTTTGGAAATCATTACGCTCAAGCAATTGCGCTATCATGATAAACCCATTGTCATTTTGAACATCAATAACTTTTACGATAAGTTGCTGGAGCAGTTTGAGATTGTTATCGATCAGCAATTTGCTAAAACGGTTTGTAATGAATTGTATTTTGTGACTGAGGAAATTTCGGAGGCTCTGCAGTATATTGACGCCTATGAGTCTCCTGTATTTGCAGAACGGTGGCTTACGGACGTAGAAAAATAA
- a CDS encoding RluA family pseudouridine synthase: MKKFTSYQIAEEHEGLTLEAYLKQVLQYSGRRLQKLTRQKGILLNGKAVFLQKKVKAGDSLRVLLAEDVSYGAQPEEGCVDILYEDEYVLVLNKPAGLLVHPAGRTMSGTLANYLAYELQRRKELCAIRPLHRLDRDTSGCIIFAKDAHSQFLLEQQMKEKRLQRIYWALVNGAVSTAEGTIDAPIGAHPNRPNRRAVREDGEKAVTHYRTLERYAAASLLELTLETGRTHQIRLHAAHVGHPLIGDGMYGRRASWMPRQALHAACVRFWHCQEPREITVQAPLPDDLEAALAHCRHVRREAEEVAPWMP, translated from the coding sequence GTGAAAAAATTTACTTCCTACCAAATAGCTGAAGAGCATGAAGGTTTGACGCTGGAGGCTTATTTGAAACAAGTTTTGCAGTATTCCGGGCGACGGCTCCAAAAGCTGACAAGGCAAAAGGGAATTTTGTTGAACGGCAAGGCCGTGTTTTTGCAGAAAAAAGTAAAAGCCGGCGATAGTCTGCGGGTATTGCTTGCTGAAGATGTTTCGTACGGCGCGCAGCCGGAAGAAGGCTGCGTGGATATTCTTTATGAAGATGAGTATGTACTTGTATTGAATAAGCCTGCAGGGCTGTTGGTGCATCCCGCAGGGCGGACGATGAGCGGTACTTTGGCGAACTATCTGGCTTATGAACTGCAGCGGCGCAAGGAACTCTGCGCCATTCGGCCGTTGCACCGCCTTGACCGGGATACTTCCGGCTGCATCATTTTTGCCAAAGATGCGCACAGCCAGTTCTTGTTGGAGCAGCAAATGAAGGAGAAACGGCTGCAGCGAATTTACTGGGCTTTGGTAAACGGCGCGGTATCGACGGCAGAGGGAACCATTGACGCGCCTATCGGCGCGCATCCCAATCGTCCGAACCGGCGGGCGGTGCGCGAGGACGGCGAGAAGGCGGTTACGCATTATCGCACGCTGGAACGCTATGCGGCGGCCTCGCTGCTGGAGCTGACGCTGGAAACCGGACGTACTCACCAGATTCGGCTGCATGCCGCACATGTAGGCCATCCCCTTATTGGCGACGGCATGTATGGAAGGCGGGCGTCCTGGATGCCCCGTCAGGCGCTGCATGCGGCCTGCGTGCGGTTTTGGCATTGCCAGGAGCCGCGTGAAATTACCGTGCAGGCGCCATTGCCGGACGATCTTGAAGCAGCCCTTGCGCATTGCCGCCATGTGCGGCGCGAAGCGGAGGAGGTGGCGCCTTGGATGCCTTGA
- a CDS encoding pirin family protein, with amino-acid sequence MSQTRKVKKIITGEQTVDGAGVRLVRVIGRKDTREFDPFLMLDAFDSHNPLDYIKGFPWHPHRGIETITYLIQGDIEHGDSLGNTGSILDGECQWMTAGSGIIHQEMPKASERMLGVQLWLNLPAADKMTAPQYHGITQEEISVVNEGEARIRVLAGMYKETPGAREGDFVKPLLLDVEINAGAEWTLQTDPDASLFIYIFQGEGTVGEEEETAVAAKQAVLFSEGALLQVKAAESGLRFLLAAGRPLQEPIAWGGPIVMNTQEELDTAFRELKNDTFIK; translated from the coding sequence ATGAGTCAGACGAGAAAGGTGAAAAAAATTATTACAGGGGAGCAGACGGTTGACGGCGCCGGTGTGCGCTTGGTGCGTGTCATTGGCCGCAAAGATACGAGGGAATTCGATCCCTTCTTGATGCTGGACGCCTTTGATTCTCACAACCCTCTGGATTATATTAAAGGCTTTCCTTGGCATCCGCATCGCGGTATTGAGACAATAACGTACTTGATTCAGGGGGATATTGAACATGGCGACAGTCTAGGCAATACAGGCAGTATTTTAGATGGAGAGTGTCAATGGATGACAGCGGGTTCCGGCATCATTCACCAGGAAATGCCTAAAGCCAGCGAGCGTATGCTCGGCGTTCAGCTGTGGTTAAACTTGCCTGCTGCCGATAAGATGACGGCTCCGCAATATCATGGTATCACCCAAGAAGAGATATCCGTAGTGAACGAAGGGGAAGCCCGAATTCGGGTGCTTGCGGGGATGTACAAAGAAACACCGGGCGCTAGAGAAGGGGATTTCGTGAAACCCTTGCTGTTGGATGTAGAGATCAACGCTGGGGCGGAGTGGACGCTGCAGACAGACCCGGACGCGTCTTTGTTTATCTATATTTTTCAAGGTGAAGGTACTGTTGGGGAAGAGGAAGAAACGGCGGTGGCGGCAAAGCAGGCGGTCTTATTTTCCGAAGGTGCTTTGTTACAGGTGAAAGCGGCGGAGTCTGGTTTGCGGTTTTTGCTGGCAGCCGGGCGGCCATTGCAAGAACCCATCGCCTGGGGCGGGCCCATTGTGATGAATACCCAAGAAGAACTGGATACGGCTTTCCGTGAATTGAAAAACGATACGTTTATTAAGTGA
- the ygiD gene encoding 4,5-DOPA dioxygenase extradiol, giving the protein MTKKTKAPVLFVGHGSPMNAIEDNEFTRGWQKIAASIPRPTAVLAVSAHWYTAGSRTSDAETPELIYDMYGFPDALYQVKYPVPGAPELARMTQKLLQRHVALDTDWGIDHGTWSVLCKMYPEADIPVYQLSVDHQASAEDHFQMGQQLRSLREQGVMIFGSGNVVHNLARLDWEKRGGYPWAVEFDGYIKEKILAREYESVIHYKNAGPSAEFSFSRPDHFYPLLYALGAAEESDTISVYNDACTLGSISMTSYLFA; this is encoded by the coding sequence ATGACTAAAAAAACAAAAGCCCCCGTTCTTTTTGTGGGGCATGGCTCACCGATGAATGCCATTGAAGATAATGAATTTACGCGAGGCTGGCAAAAAATTGCCGCCTCTATCCCTCGACCGACTGCAGTTTTAGCGGTATCGGCGCATTGGTATACGGCAGGCAGTCGGACCAGTGACGCCGAGACGCCGGAATTGATTTATGACATGTACGGATTTCCTGATGCGTTGTACCAGGTGAAATATCCCGTGCCGGGAGCGCCGGAGCTAGCTAGAATGACGCAAAAATTACTGCAACGCCATGTGGCGCTAGATACCGACTGGGGGATTGATCATGGAACATGGTCCGTGCTCTGCAAGATGTATCCAGAAGCAGATATTCCGGTGTATCAGCTTAGCGTGGATCATCAGGCAAGTGCGGAGGATCACTTTCAGATGGGACAACAGCTGCGTTCCTTGCGGGAACAAGGCGTGATGATTTTTGGCAGCGGCAATGTGGTGCATAATTTGGCACGCCTAGACTGGGAGAAACGTGGCGGCTATCCTTGGGCCGTTGAGTTTGACGGCTATATTAAAGAGAAAATCTTGGCAAGAGAGTATGAAAGCGTTATTCACTATAAAAATGCCGGTCCATCGGCAGAGTTTTCTTTTTCGCGGCCGGATCATTTTTATCCGCTTCTTTATGCGTTGGGGGCTGCCGAGGAAAGTGACACGATTTCCGTCTATAATGATGCTTGCACCTTAGGCTCCATATCGATGACTAGCTATTTGTTTGCCTAA
- a CDS encoding radical SAM protein: MNVVEKRLSCDHSEKYLVSLADGHTVETLYMVDEARRLTFNSTICISSQVGCHMGCRFCATGRQGFIRNLTAQEIVGQVELCNRTRKNAKQTSLEAVVFAGMGEPLRNYKQVKTAILQLRSRLGLRQFELATVGIVPKIYEMIEDFQGSDISIRLNLSLHASTDVQRRQIIPMTQEYGIEKIIQAAAAYAAAFNTKARIRYMLFRGFNNTEDDAARLTELLQGKPLKLILSQYNENNIEGLTPANRLEVLDFYNTMKTAVDAEIFHNFGSDIQGGCGQLKQTAAV; this comes from the coding sequence ATGAATGTAGTAGAAAAACGGCTTAGCTGTGATCATTCGGAAAAATATCTGGTGAGCTTGGCAGACGGTCATACCGTCGAAACGCTTTACATGGTGGATGAAGCGAGACGGTTGACTTTTAACAGCACGATATGTATATCTTCGCAGGTAGGCTGCCATATGGGCTGTCGCTTTTGCGCCACAGGCAGGCAGGGCTTTATCCGCAACCTGACGGCCCAGGAGATTGTCGGTCAGGTGGAGCTTTGTAATCGAACACGTAAAAATGCCAAGCAAACTTCCCTGGAGGCAGTGGTGTTCGCCGGCATGGGCGAGCCGTTGCGAAATTATAAGCAAGTTAAGACTGCCATTCTGCAGCTGCGTTCCCGCTTGGGGCTGCGGCAGTTTGAACTGGCTACGGTGGGGATTGTGCCGAAGATCTATGAGATGATTGAGGATTTTCAAGGCAGTGATATCTCCATTCGCCTGAATCTTTCGCTGCATGCTTCGACCGATGTGCAGCGCAGGCAGATTATTCCCATGACGCAGGAATACGGCATTGAGAAGATTATTCAGGCGGCGGCGGCTTATGCGGCTGCCTTTAACACGAAAGCGCGCATCCGGTACATGCTGTTTCGTGGTTTCAATAACACCGAAGATGATGCGGCCCGCCTGACAGAGCTGTTGCAGGGGAAACCGTTGAAATTGATTCTTTCACAGTATAACGAGAACAATATAGAGGGCCTGACGCCGGCGAATCGCTTGGAGGTTTTGGATTTTTATAATACAATGAAGACAGCGGTGGATGCGGAGATTTTTCATAATTTTGGCAGCGATATTCAAGGCGGCTGCGGACAATTGAAGCAAACCGCTGCGGTATAA